In one Thermodesulfobium acidiphilum genomic region, the following are encoded:
- the flhB gene encoding flagellar biosynthesis protein FlhB, with amino-acid sequence MPFDEGDRTEPATERRRREARKMGQVAKSQELSSILVFFGSYIVLQFFLVIGFNSWFNVWKGFFSFDNFDLNLYYHNFIVAFLLLTVPPIIGALFMALFSNILQVGFVITPQVLMPKFSNLDITKYFKRLLSFRGFVDQVLKPTIKILILAYILISSLLEVSPEILNLSFIDIHKGFQIVIKIVSSILVKTMVVLFFFALIDYLFQRWQYEKSIRMSKQELKEEFKNTEGDPLIKARIKRLQGEMARRRMMQEVPKADVIITNPTHVAVAIFYDPEKFKAPKVVAKGMGIIAERIIQIAKENNVPLARNETLARALFKEVEINFEIPEKFYKAVAGILATVYKKRKKVI; translated from the coding sequence ATGCCCTTCGATGAAGGAGACAGGACAGAACCCGCTACAGAAAGAAGAAGACGAGAGGCTAGAAAAATGGGGCAGGTGGCAAAATCACAGGAGTTATCCAGTATTCTAGTATTCTTTGGAAGCTACATTGTTTTACAATTTTTTTTAGTCATAGGTTTTAATAGCTGGTTCAATGTATGGAAAGGTTTTTTTTCCTTTGACAACTTTGATTTAAACTTATATTATCACAATTTTATAGTGGCTTTTTTGCTTCTTACAGTTCCGCCAATAATAGGCGCTCTCTTTATGGCACTTTTTTCAAACATATTGCAGGTTGGTTTTGTAATAACCCCACAGGTCTTAATGCCAAAATTTTCCAATCTTGATATAACAAAATATTTTAAAAGGTTATTATCTTTTAGAGGCTTTGTTGACCAGGTTTTAAAACCTACAATTAAGATACTGATTCTTGCATATATTCTAATTTCTTCTTTGTTGGAAGTTTCCCCAGAAATTTTGAATCTCAGTTTCATAGATATTCATAAAGGATTTCAAATTGTAATAAAGATTGTCTCATCAATTCTCGTAAAAACTATGGTGGTGTTGTTTTTCTTTGCTTTAATTGACTATCTTTTTCAAAGATGGCAATATGAAAAGAGTATTAGAATGAGCAAACAGGAACTAAAAGAGGAATTTAAAAATACAGAAGGAGATCCTCTTATAAAAGCAAGAATAAAGAGATTACAAGGTGAAATGGCTAGAAGAAGAATGATGCAAGAAGTGCCCAAAGCTGATGTTATTATAACCAACCCTACTCACGTAGCAGTTGCCATATTCTACGATCCAGAAAAGTTTAAGGCTCCAAAAGTAGTAGCCAAGGGAATGGGAATAATAGCTGAAAGGATTATTCAAATTGCTAAAGAAAATAATGTTCCATTAGCGAGAAATGAAACTCTTGCAAGAGCTTTATTTAAAGAAGTAGAAATTAATTTCGAAATTCCCGAAAAATTTTATAAAGCTGTTGCAGGCATTTTGGCTACTGTTTACAAGAAAAGAAAGAAGGTGATTTAA
- a CDS encoding chemotaxis protein CheD produces the protein MAEYFCGMGEWAVGQAGDILCARGLGSCIGLVLIDNKKRIAAMAHVMLPSSNGRSDMPTKYADSAVTFLLEQLRKNGSSMDISSKMAGGAKMFNVSESSLLDIGRRNAEALENSLREAGIILVSKDVGGSFARTVTFDVMKRRFLVKTIGRGEVEI, from the coding sequence ATGGCTGAATACTTTTGTGGAATGGGAGAATGGGCTGTTGGCCAAGCGGGCGATATCCTTTGTGCAAGAGGTCTCGGTTCGTGTATTGGACTTGTTCTTATTGATAATAAAAAGCGTATAGCAGCTATGGCCCATGTTATGCTTCCATCTTCTAATGGAAGAAGTGATATGCCTACTAAATATGCAGATTCCGCAGTAACCTTTCTTTTAGAACAGTTAAGAAAAAATGGTTCTAGTATGGATATCAGCTCAAAGATGGCAGGCGGGGCAAAGATGTTTAACGTATCGGAATCATCACTTCTCGATATAGGAAGAAGAAATGCTGAAGCCTTAGAAAATTCTCTAAGAGAAGCAGGAATTATACTTGTTTCCAAAGATGTAGGAGGAAGTTTTGCCAGGACGGTTACTTTTGATGTTATGAAAAGAAGGTTTCTAGTTAAGACAATAGGGCGAGGTGAGGTTGAGATCTAA
- a CDS encoding flagellar biosynthetic protein FliQ yields MSQGLALDLSRNAMLILLLITAPVLLVALFIGLFLGIFQAATQLQDITISFVPKLLAVIIVMFLLGPFTLNVLTSYIIRLYQSIPDIIK; encoded by the coding sequence ATGAGTCAGGGGCTTGCTTTAGATCTTTCAAGAAATGCAATGCTAATTCTTCTTTTGATAACAGCTCCGGTTTTGCTTGTGGCATTATTTATTGGTCTTTTTTTGGGGATATTTCAAGCTGCAACACAGCTTCAAGATATCACTATATCGTTTGTCCCTAAACTTTTGGCTGTTATTATAGTTATGTTTTTGTTAGGGCCATTTACTTTAAACGTTTTGACAAGCTATATAATTCGACTATATCAAAGCATTCCTGATATTATAAAATGA
- a CDS encoding chemotaxis protein CheC, with translation MGYEKLEADHLDALKELGNIGAGNAVTALSTFLNTEINMEVVEAKLATFNEAANIFDSPEKEVAGVYLAISGDLKGHVLYLWPVQSAKAIAGMLMGMSPDELEFDEMTMSAISEIGNIMSGSYITALSSFTGMTFELSPPAVAIDMNSALLDGIISLTAVGDKVLIIQTSMIAYGIRIAGVLVVLFEPDSLLKLLESIGMGV, from the coding sequence CTGGATGCTTTAAAGGAATTGGGTAACATTGGTGCGGGGAATGCTGTTACTGCTCTTTCAACTTTTTTAAATACTGAGATAAACATGGAAGTTGTTGAAGCAAAACTTGCTACTTTCAATGAGGCTGCTAACATATTTGATAGTCCGGAGAAGGAAGTGGCTGGAGTATATCTTGCGATTTCTGGAGATTTGAAGGGACATGTTCTTTATCTTTGGCCAGTTCAAAGCGCAAAGGCTATAGCAGGTATGCTTATGGGAATGAGTCCTGATGAACTTGAATTTGATGAAATGACAATGTCAGCAATTTCTGAAATAGGTAACATCATGTCCGGTTCATACATAACAGCCCTTTCATCCTTTACTGGAATGACCTTTGAATTAAGTCCTCCTGCTGTTGCAATTGATATGAACAGTGCACTTTTAGACGGAATAATATCCTTAACTGCTGTAGGTGACAAGGTCTTAATTATACAAACCAGCATGATTGCCTATGGAATTAGAATTGCTGGCGTTTTGGTAGTATTATTCGAACCTGATTCTTTATTAAAACTTTTAGAATCAATTGGGATGGGCGTTTGA
- the fliR gene encoding flagellar biosynthetic protein FliR produces MLIRSLMPILRFSGFFAVAPFFSTQVIPTRIKILIILIFSMLITMNIKINVPDNPIVFVFSSVFEVLIGIFMGFIFYLFLWILEFAGGFFDMQSGMGMAAFYDPQMGSETSVYGNFFTLLGLLIFLIGNFHYILLKIFVESYYVLPVGQFIKSGPSYNLLMSVLIWTMTAGLEMALPVVLILFLIDLSLGIMARTAPQLNVLLLGLPLKILITSVVIIIFLGFAVPFINQCFNYMNNVSMGLINALR; encoded by the coding sequence ATGCTAATCCGATCTTTAATGCCAATACTTAGATTTTCTGGCTTTTTTGCTGTTGCTCCGTTTTTTAGCACTCAAGTCATACCAACAAGAATTAAGATTTTAATAATTTTAATTTTTTCTATGCTTATTACTATGAACATAAAGATAAACGTTCCTGATAATCCAATAGTTTTTGTTTTTTCCTCGGTATTTGAGGTTTTAATAGGAATTTTTATGGGGTTTATCTTTTATCTTTTTTTATGGATCCTCGAATTTGCAGGGGGCTTTTTTGATATGCAATCAGGAATGGGTATGGCTGCATTCTACGATCCCCAAATGGGTTCTGAGACATCCGTTTATGGCAATTTTTTTACTTTACTGGGCCTTTTAATATTTTTAATTGGAAATTTTCACTACATTCTTTTAAAAATTTTTGTTGAAAGCTATTATGTATTACCTGTTGGCCAATTTATAAAATCTGGACCCTCTTATAACCTTTTAATGAGCGTTTTGATATGGACGATGACAGCGGGTCTGGAGATGGCTTTGCCAGTTGTCTTAATTTTGTTTCTTATAGACCTGAGTCTGGGAATAATGGCTAGAACTGCTCCACAGCTGAACGTCTTATTACTTGGTTTACCTTTAAAGATTCTAATAACCAGCGTTGTAATAATAATATTTTTGGGATTTGCAGTGCCATTTATAAATCAATGTTTCAATTATATGAATAACGTTTCTATGGGGTTAATCAATGCCCTTCGATGA
- a CDS encoding DUF6115 domain-containing protein — translation MLFQIVVLGVSIFFLYTREIKLRNLYSKLPSESEILELESEMREILYELKDSLSIVKKQGISNKLKAEENKRVDFEADIENSSPKPLDQNGVYYSVIELFYKGLSEIEISRKLNLPKGKVDLILNLEKLKKDFKGGI, via the coding sequence TTGTTATTTCAAATAGTTGTATTGGGTGTATCTATTTTCTTTCTTTATACTCGGGAAATAAAGCTGAGAAATTTATATTCGAAGCTACCATCCGAAAGCGAAATTTTAGAACTTGAAAGTGAGATGAGAGAAATACTTTATGAGCTAAAAGACTCTCTTAGTATCGTAAAAAAACAAGGAATAAGCAATAAACTTAAAGCAGAAGAAAACAAAAGAGTTGATTTTGAAGCTGATATTGAAAACAGTTCTCCCAAACCCCTTGACCAAAATGGTGTTTATTACAGCGTGATAGAGCTTTTTTATAAAGGCTTGTCAGAAATTGAAATTTCTAGGAAACTTAATCTTCCCAAAGGAAAGGTAGATCTTATTTTGAACTTAGAAAAACTTAAAAAAGACTTTAAAGGGGGTATTTAA